The DNA window ggatttgggatttgggatgagcccGAGGCTGTGCCTTGTCTTGCAGCTTCCCCGTCAGAGCCGAAGGatgtcctgctgtgtccccagctgcgGGGTGGCCACCCCGGCCCCTCTGGCCGACACCTGCAACGAGCCCTGCGTGCGGCAGTGCCCCGACTCCACGGTGGTGATCCAGCCCCCGGCCTCGGTGGTCACCTTCCCCGggcccatcctcagctccttcccgCAGCAGAGCTCCGTGGGCTCGGCAGGAGCTCCCT is part of the Ficedula albicollis isolate OC2 unplaced genomic scaffold, FicAlb1.5 N15939, whole genome shotgun sequence genome and encodes:
- the LOC107604565 gene encoding claw keratin-like, with the translated sequence MSPRLCLVLQLPRQSRRMSCCVPSCGVATPAPLADTCNEPCVRQCPDSTVVIQPPASVVTFPGPILSSFPQQSSVGSAGAPYVGGGFGGSSGRRGGSG